ACGAGCAGATCAACCTGCGGGCCCGCACGGCCCAGAGGCACGGTTTGATCCCGATCCTTTGCGTGGGCGAGAGCCTGGACCAGCGCGAGGCCAGTGAAACCGAAAGGGTGATCCACCGCCAAATCGAGCAGGGACTCCACGCCGTGGATGCCAAAAGGTTGATCGTGGCCTATGAGCCGATCTGGGCGATTGGCACCGGCAAGACCTGTGCGGCCGAGGAGGCAAACCGGATCTGTGGCCTGATTCGCGGCTGGGTGGGTAACCCGGAGGTTGTGGTGCAATACGGAGGTTCGGTCACCCCCGCCACCATCGACGACCTGATGGCCCAAAGCGACATCGACGGGGTGTTGGTGGGTGGAGCCTCCCTTGATCCGGTTGGCTTTGGGCGTATCGCCAACTACGGGCGCTGATGTTCTCCTGGGGTGAGCGCACTGCCGTGATGGGGGTGCTCAACCTCACCCCCGACTCCTTCAGTGATGGCGGCCGCTTTGAATCGCCCCTCGCCGCCTTGAAACAGGCTGGACGCCTGCTGGGCCAGGGCGCCGACCTGCTCGACCTGGGCGCCCAAAGCACCCGGCCCGGCGCCGTGGAACTCGATGCCGAGCAGGAGTGGCAACGGCTGGCAGGCCCCCTGGGGGCGATCCGCGGCGCCCATCCCCAGGCCCTGCTGTCAGTCGATACCTTTTCGGCGGCGGTTGCTGAAAAAGCCCTGGCCGGGGGCGCCAACTGGATCAACGACGTGCGGGGCGCCAGTGGCCGCCGGGATCCGGCGATGTTGGCTGTGGTGGCCCAGGCGGCCTGTCCCTACGTGTTGATGCACAGCCGGGGGACGGCCAGTTCGATGGACCAGCTTGGGGTTTACGGGGATGTGGTGATTGAGGTGCGGGATGCTTTGCGCGCTGCCACCGACGAGGCCCTGGCAGCGGGGATTTCAGAGGCTGCCCTGATCTGGGATCCTGGCCTTGGTTTCGCCAAGGGCACCGACGCCAACCTGGAATTGCTGCGGCGCCTGGAGCTGCTGGTGGCGGAGGGATTCCCTCTGTTGGTGGGCCCCTCCCGCAAGCGTTTTATCGGCGATGTGCTCAACCAACCGCGCTCCCAGGCCCGCCTCTGGGGCACGGCAGCCGTCTGCGCCCAGGTGATTGGCAAGGGTGCCCAGATCCTGCGGGTCCACGATGTGGGGCCGATCGTGCAGATCGCCCGGATGGCCGATGCCCTCAAGGGCCCTAGTTCTGCGGGTCCTATCCCGTAGGGCCGTAGCCCAGCCTGCTGAGTAGGGGGCCCGTCATAACGGTCGTGACCAGGGCCATCAGCACCCCCATCGTGAATAGTTCGGTGCTGATCACCCCCAGCCCCAAGCCCACATTGAGGATCACCAATTCGGTGAGGCCGCGGGTATTCATCAGCCAGCCCAGGGCCTGGGCCTCCCTGGGCTCGATGCCACTGAGCCGGGCCATGGCCCACGCCCCTAAAAACTTGCCCAGCACGGCCAGCACCAGCACCAGCAGGGCGGCTGTCCAAAGCGGGCCTGAATTGAGGCTGCCGATCCTGGTGCTCAGGCCGCTAATTGCAAAAAACAGGGGCAGCAGCAGCTGGAGGACCACGGCCTCCAGGCGCAGTTCAAGGCGCCGCCGCAGCGGTTCATAGCGGGGCATGGCCAGGCCCCAGAGGAAGGCCCCAAAGATGGCGTGAACACCGATCCATTCCGTCACCGCGGCGCTGAATAGGGCCCCGCCAAACAGACTGGTTTGCAGCAGGGGCCCCAGCTGGTGGCCCTGGCGGTAGCGGTGCTCGAGCCAGCGTCTCAGCGGCCGCAGGCCCACCAGCAGCAACCAGCTCCAGGCGGCGGTGCCTACCAGGGGCAGAAGTACGCCGGCCCAGGAGCTGGAGCGGGCTATGGCCACCACCACCGCCAGCAGCACCCAGCTCACCACGTCTTCGAGGGCCGCTGCGGTGATTGCCAGGGCCCCGAGGGGCTGGTTCATCAACCCCCGCTCCTTGAGGATCCTTGCCAGCACCGGGAAGGCGGTGATTGCCATGGCGGTGCCCATGAACAGGGCGCCACTGAGGGCCCGGTCGCCAGGCAGCAGCTGGGGTTGCCACTGCTCAAATCCCATCGCCAGGCAAACCCCCAGGCCCAGGGGCAGCAGCACACCCACGCTGGTGATCCGGCTGGCCAGGGGGATCCGCCCCTGCAGGAGCTTGGGATTTAGCTCCAGGCCAATCAAAAACATGAACAACACCAGCCCCAGCTGACCCAACAGGTCCAGCTGGCTGCGCACCTCAGGGGTAAAAAGATGGGCCTCTAGGTCTGGGGCCACGGCGCCCAGCAGGCTGGGTCCCAGCACAATTCCGCCGACGATCTCGCCGATCACCCGGGGTTGCTGCCAGCGCTGGGCTAGCTCGCCCAAAAGTTGGGCGACCACAACTATTAAGGCAACGGCCACCAGCGACGTTGCCAAGGGTGAGACGGCTACGGCCAAGACCTACCTAGTGACACCTTCGATGCGATCTTCAATTTCCTGATAGATCTCCTGAAGTTGGGCAATGTTCTCGTCGGAGGTCTCCCAATAGCCCCGGCCGTTTACCTCCAGCAAGGTGCCAACGATGCGGCGGAAGCTGTGGGGGTTGAGCTCCATCAGCCGCTTGCGCATCTCCGGGTCGTTGATGAAGGTTTCGTTGGCTTCCTCGTAGACAAAGTTGTCTACGGCGCCGCTGGTGGCACTCCAGCCCAGGGTGAAATTGAGCCGCTTGGCCACCTCACGCACCCCCTCGTAGCCGGAGTTGAGCATGCCCTCGTACCACTTGGGGTTGAGCAGCTTGGTGCGCGAATCGAGGCGAATGGTTTCGCTCAAGGAGCGCACCTGGGCGTTGGCGGTGGTGGTGTCGGCGATATAGCTGGTGGGAGCCTTGCCGTCTTCGCGAAGGCCAGCAATCAACTTGGTGGGGTCGGAGTCGAAATAGTGGCTCACATCGGTGAGGGAAATTTCGGCTGAATCCAGGTTTTGGAAGGTCACATCGGCGGTTTTCATGGCCGATTCGAACACTTCACGAT
This genomic interval from Cyanobium sp. WAJ14-Wanaka contains the following:
- the folP gene encoding dihydropteroate synthase gives rise to the protein MFSWGERTAVMGVLNLTPDSFSDGGRFESPLAALKQAGRLLGQGADLLDLGAQSTRPGAVELDAEQEWQRLAGPLGAIRGAHPQALLSVDTFSAAVAEKALAGGANWINDVRGASGRRDPAMLAVVAQAACPYVLMHSRGTASSMDQLGVYGDVVIEVRDALRAATDEALAAGISEAALIWDPGLGFAKGTDANLELLRRLELLVAEGFPLLVGPSRKRFIGDVLNQPRSQARLWGTAAVCAQVIGKGAQILRVHDVGPIVQIARMADALKGPSSAGPIP
- a CDS encoding cation:proton antiporter; this encodes MATSLVAVALIVVVAQLLGELAQRWQQPRVIGEIVGGIVLGPSLLGAVAPDLEAHLFTPEVRSQLDLLGQLGLVLFMFLIGLELNPKLLQGRIPLASRITSVGVLLPLGLGVCLAMGFEQWQPQLLPGDRALSGALFMGTAMAITAFPVLARILKERGLMNQPLGALAITAAALEDVVSWVLLAVVVAIARSSSWAGVLLPLVGTAAWSWLLLVGLRPLRRWLEHRYRQGHQLGPLLQTSLFGGALFSAAVTEWIGVHAIFGAFLWGLAMPRYEPLRRRLELRLEAVVLQLLLPLFFAISGLSTRIGSLNSGPLWTAALLVLVLAVLGKFLGAWAMARLSGIEPREAQALGWLMNTRGLTELVILNVGLGLGVISTELFTMGVLMALVTTVMTGPLLSRLGYGPTG
- the tpiA gene encoding triose-phosphate isomerase, whose translation is MRKAVIAGNWKMHMTCAETRVFAATFRPLIADLPDDRQVVIAPPFTSIPTLSRHLDGAGVAVAGQNVHWEEKGAYTGMISAPMLVEHGVSHAIVGHSEPRKYYSESDEQINLRARTAQRHGLIPILCVGESLDQREASETERVIHRQIEQGLHAVDAKRLIVAYEPIWAIGTGKTCAAEEANRICGLIRGWVGNPEVVVQYGGSVTPATIDDLMAQSDIDGVLVGGASLDPVGFGRIANYGR